In one Atribacteraceae bacterium genomic region, the following are encoded:
- the trpA gene encoding tryptophan synthase subunit alpha, whose product MNRDWNSLALTGKKLFFPYLTYGFPDEATFFRCLNICIEQGVDAVEVGIPYSDPVADGPVIQASSQAALEQGVTPQRVTETFSRQRFAVPLIAMTYGNIVYRYGARRFIDEFSGAGFSGLIVADFPLEARSYLPETGGNFFIPLLVATTTGEQRLALIARKSEGFIYCVSGKGTTGNTKPEFTKAHGLVYRIRRLTATPVLLGFGIDSPDRAGEAARIADGAIVGSALIAFIGEHHRDSAFDSDFSALIRAYRQAIDAA is encoded by the coding sequence ATGAACCGTGACTGGAATAGCTTAGCGCTTACCGGAAAAAAGCTCTTTTTCCCCTACCTGACTTATGGATTTCCGGACGAAGCGACCTTTTTCCGGTGCCTGAATATCTGTATCGAACAAGGTGTCGATGCCGTGGAGGTGGGAATTCCGTACTCTGACCCGGTCGCGGACGGTCCGGTGATCCAGGCCTCATCCCAGGCCGCCCTGGAGCAGGGCGTCACCCCGCAACGCGTCACCGAGACCTTTTCCAGGCAACGCTTTGCAGTTCCCCTGATCGCCATGACCTATGGAAACATTGTCTACCGCTACGGAGCCAGGCGATTTATCGACGAGTTCTCCGGAGCCGGATTTTCCGGCCTCATCGTCGCCGATTTTCCCTTGGAAGCCCGCTCTTATCTTCCCGAAACCGGGGGAAATTTTTTCATCCCGCTCCTGGTGGCCACCACCACCGGGGAACAGCGCCTGGCTTTGATCGCCCGGAAAAGCGAAGGATTCATTTATTGTGTATCGGGGAAAGGAACCACCGGCAACACAAAACCCGAGTTCACGAAAGCCCATGGGCTGGTTTACCGCATCCGCCGCCTGACCGCTACCCCGGTTCTTCTGGGGTTCGGCATCGACAGCCCGGACAGAGCCGGGGAGGCGGCTCGGATTGCCGATGGAGCGATCGTGGGTAGCGCGCTTATCGCCTTTATCGGAGAGCATCACCGGGACAGTGCGTTTGACAGTGATTTTTCCGCGCTCATCCGCGCCTACCGTCAGGCGATCGACGCAGCCTGA
- a CDS encoding pyridoxal-phosphate dependent enzyme: QIRETHSIAAGLDYPGVGPEHSQFLDSGRVEYLAVTDQEALAAFSRLAEWEGIIPALESAHAVAQAIRMAPSMNGESVLILCLSGRGDKDVEEVRRQTNEP, from the coding sequence CAGATCCGGGAGACCCATTCGATAGCAGCCGGCCTCGATTATCCCGGGGTAGGCCCGGAGCACAGCCAATTCCTGGACAGCGGCCGGGTGGAGTACCTGGCAGTCACCGACCAAGAAGCCCTTGCGGCGTTTAGCCGCCTTGCGGAATGGGAGGGCATCATTCCCGCTCTTGAGAGTGCCCACGCCGTAGCCCAGGCTATCCGGATGGCGCCAAGTATGAATGGTGAGTCGGTTCTAATCCTCTGTCTGTCGGGGCGGGGGGATAAGGACGTAGAGGAAGTGAGGAGACAGACCAATGAACCGTGA